The Chroogloeocystis siderophila 5.2 s.c.1 genome window below encodes:
- a CDS encoding SBBP repeat-containing protein, which produces MVLTPDPGSTLSTAYGLSTISGRSAVLSDAVGTADPNDYFRFSFSASSSSLSVLLSGLSANADLQVIRDANFNRTVDPGEVIGSSTRTGTASEQINLSNLAAGDYYVRVYQVSGDTNYNLTLVSDAAGATTVTARNIGTPPTEFTNTYRDFVGNTGTGVTDTADVYRFNVTTRSNLNAFLTNAGANANVQLLNSNGNVIQSALNGFHGVTPAQTIARFIDPGTYFLRVTPAVTNSTNYTLTIATPPISSSLEWVKQLGTASNFDSAKDVAVDGSGNVYVVGETPGQLLGNNAGFTDGFLAKYNSSGTLQWIREIETWTNDDVNAVAVDGSGNVYIGGSGSSAAVAANVSGDAFIAKYDGNGNQTWLRRLGATIGLGGHAQVNDLTVDVAGILYVTGTANSGSTNFDAFVGKYRTSNGATQWFKRVGTPNSNAWDEGYGIAVDRTGAVYISGRTAGNLGATNAGSDDAFLVKYNSTGTQQWIRQFGLKSNDSGNGVAVDASGNVYVTGNSFGNLGGTGTGQSYLTKFGSNGSRLWTTQFGGNLPTGASDVKVDASGNIYVAGASQNSFGSTAYGTWDAYFLQFNSNGVMQQGTTLGTTSTDRASGIALDSLGNVYITGTTFGTLADASAGGTDVFVAKF; this is translated from the coding sequence ATGGTTCTTACGCCAGATCCAGGTAGTACGCTGAGTACAGCTTATGGACTTTCAACAATAAGTGGTAGAAGTGCTGTGTTGAGTGATGCAGTCGGCACTGCTGACCCCAATGACTATTTTCGGTTCAGTTTTAGCGCATCTAGTAGTAGTCTGAGTGTGTTATTAAGTGGCTTGAGCGCAAATGCCGATTTGCAAGTCATACGCGATGCTAACTTTAATCGAACTGTTGATCCAGGCGAAGTTATCGGTAGCTCAACACGCACTGGTACAGCATCCGAACAGATCAATCTCTCAAATTTGGCAGCAGGTGACTACTATGTTCGAGTTTACCAAGTTAGTGGTGACACAAACTATAACCTGACATTAGTTTCCGATGCTGCGGGTGCAACAACAGTAACAGCGCGCAACATTGGTACGCCTCCTACAGAGTTCACCAATACTTATAGAGATTTTGTCGGAAATACGGGAACAGGAGTTACTGACACAGCAGATGTTTATCGCTTCAATGTGACAACTCGCAGCAATTTGAATGCGTTTCTAACCAATGCAGGAGCCAATGCGAACGTTCAACTTCTAAACAGTAACGGTAATGTCATTCAGAGTGCGCTCAATGGGTTTCATGGGGTAACGCCAGCACAAACGATCGCTCGATTCATTGATCCAGGTACTTACTTTCTGCGCGTGACTCCGGCGGTTACAAACAGCACCAATTATACACTCACAATTGCTACGCCTCCGATAAGTTCTAGCTTGGAGTGGGTTAAGCAACTAGGTACAGCTTCTAACTTTGACAGCGCGAAAGATGTAGCAGTTGATGGTTCAGGAAATGTCTATGTTGTGGGCGAAACTCCTGGTCAGTTACTAGGTAATAATGCAGGTTTTACGGATGGCTTTCTGGCAAAGTATAACAGCAGCGGTACGCTCCAGTGGATTCGAGAGATTGAGACTTGGACTAACGATGATGTTAATGCGGTTGCGGTAGATGGATCTGGCAACGTCTACATTGGGGGAAGTGGATCAAGTGCTGCTGTCGCTGCTAATGTCTCTGGAGATGCTTTTATTGCCAAGTATGATGGCAATGGTAATCAAACCTGGTTACGACGACTTGGCGCAACGATCGGGTTGGGTGGACATGCGCAAGTCAACGATCTCACTGTAGATGTTGCTGGTATTCTCTACGTAACAGGAACCGCGAATAGTGGTAGTACCAACTTTGATGCTTTTGTTGGCAAATATCGCACGAGCAATGGTGCAACGCAATGGTTTAAGCGTGTAGGAACTCCAAATTCTAATGCTTGGGATGAAGGATATGGAATTGCTGTCGATCGCACAGGTGCAGTCTACATTAGCGGGCGAACTGCGGGGAATCTAGGTGCGACAAATGCGGGAAGCGATGATGCTTTCTTAGTTAAGTACAACAGCACGGGTACTCAGCAATGGATTCGCCAATTTGGTCTTAAGAGTAATGATTCGGGCAATGGAGTTGCAGTTGACGCGAGTGGTAATGTGTATGTTACAGGTAATTCTTTTGGCAACCTAGGGGGTACAGGAACCGGTCAAAGTTACTTGACCAAATTCGGTAGCAATGGATCGCGTCTATGGACAACTCAATTTGGGGGAAATTTGCCTACTGGTGCATCTGATGTCAAAGTTGACGCCAGCGGTAACATCTATGTAGCTGGTGCGAGTCAGAATTCATTTGGTAGCACTGCTTACGGAACTTGGGATGCTTATTTCTTGCAGTTTAACAGTAATGGCGTGATGCAACAGGGAACAACGCTTGGTACAACTTCTACAGATAGAGCGTCTGGTATTGCTTTGGATAGCTTAGGTAATGTCTATATTACTGGTACTACGTTTGGGACACTCGCAGATGCAAGTGCAGGTGGTACAGATGTCTTTGTTGCTAAGTTCTAA
- a CDS encoding ABC1 kinase family protein, whose translation MNGKYYSSQLNEPVITLAMQVNDLTVVEERPSHHTVLPSVVEPEMLRYDPDEIAEYFRHRPLEVLGRIFRVIFPILSFAFGLWWDRQRNRAIENQQRRAIQLRELLTRLGPAYIKIGQALSTRPDLVPPLYLEELTQLQDQLPPFPNEIAYQFIEEELGDRPENIYAELSPQPLAAASLGQVYKGKLKTGETVAVKVQRPDLRECITVDLYILRRIAAWANKNIKRVRSDLVAILDEFGYRIFEEMDYIHEGENAERFAQLYGHIKDIYVPKIYWQYTQRRVLTMEWIVGTKLTQAEAIRVQGIDARYLVEVGVQCSLRQLLEHGFFHADPHPGNLLATPDGKLAYLDFGMMSEIEPHQRYGLIEAIVHMVNRDFEGLAHDYVKLDFLTPDTDLTPIIPALARVFNNALGASVAELNIKNITDELSALMYEYPFRVPAYYALIIRSLVTLEGIAINIDPNFKVLSAAYPYVAKRLLTDPAPELRASLRDLLFRDGRFRWNRLENLLRNARSSQEYDFNQVLEQTIEFLSSERGAFIRNNLVDEIVKGIDALGQNTLHNVTSNLRDRILKAPLANRLAWAIEEAPNAPVEQEQTLEHIRRVWNILQETQGFDTAKIAPQIPQLLLKPELQRMGQQVASRLAQRAIARLIREVLVSPEPAYTNGQVKRPALAPVPAKKIR comes from the coding sequence ATGAACGGAAAATACTACTCTTCACAACTTAATGAGCCTGTAATTACCCTAGCTATGCAAGTAAATGACCTAACCGTCGTAGAGGAGCGACCATCACATCATACCGTTCTTCCCAGTGTTGTAGAACCAGAAATGCTGCGCTACGACCCTGATGAAATAGCCGAATATTTTCGTCACAGACCACTTGAAGTTCTAGGGCGAATCTTCAGAGTCATATTTCCTATTCTCAGCTTTGCGTTTGGTTTATGGTGGGATCGCCAACGCAACCGCGCAATTGAAAATCAACAGCGTCGGGCAATTCAGTTACGTGAATTGTTAACTCGATTGGGACCTGCGTATATCAAAATTGGTCAAGCGTTATCTACGCGACCTGATTTAGTTCCGCCATTATATTTAGAAGAGTTAACACAGCTACAAGACCAACTTCCGCCTTTCCCGAACGAAATTGCGTACCAATTCATCGAAGAAGAACTCGGCGATCGCCCCGAAAACATCTACGCCGAATTATCGCCACAACCACTTGCTGCTGCTTCTTTAGGACAAGTTTATAAAGGTAAGTTAAAAACAGGCGAGACAGTCGCGGTTAAAGTTCAACGTCCCGACTTACGCGAGTGCATCACCGTAGACCTGTATATATTGCGCCGCATCGCAGCGTGGGCAAACAAAAATATCAAGCGCGTGCGCAGCGATTTAGTCGCGATTTTGGACGAATTCGGCTATCGCATCTTTGAAGAGATGGATTACATCCACGAAGGAGAAAACGCCGAACGCTTTGCTCAGCTTTACGGTCACATCAAAGATATCTACGTTCCCAAGATTTATTGGCAGTATACGCAGCGTCGTGTCCTGACGATGGAGTGGATCGTCGGAACCAAGTTAACTCAAGCCGAAGCGATTCGCGTGCAGGGAATTGATGCGCGTTATCTCGTTGAAGTCGGCGTTCAGTGTTCGCTACGCCAATTACTTGAACATGGCTTTTTCCACGCCGATCCACATCCAGGTAACTTGTTAGCAACTCCTGATGGCAAATTAGCATATCTCGACTTTGGCATGATGAGCGAGATTGAACCGCATCAACGCTATGGTTTGATCGAAGCGATCGTCCACATGGTTAACCGTGACTTTGAGGGTTTAGCCCACGATTATGTCAAACTCGACTTTTTGACTCCAGATACCGATTTAACTCCGATTATTCCAGCGTTAGCGCGTGTCTTTAATAATGCTTTAGGCGCAAGTGTTGCCGAGCTAAATATTAAAAATATCACCGACGAGCTATCGGCATTGATGTATGAGTATCCCTTCCGCGTTCCAGCATACTACGCATTAATTATCAGGTCGTTGGTAACGTTAGAAGGAATTGCGATTAACATCGACCCTAACTTTAAAGTTCTCAGTGCGGCTTATCCATACGTTGCGAAGCGGTTACTCACCGATCCAGCACCCGAATTACGCGCCTCGTTACGCGATCTTCTGTTTAGAGATGGTCGTTTCCGTTGGAACCGGTTAGAAAACTTATTACGCAATGCGCGTAGTAGCCAAGAATACGATTTCAATCAAGTTTTAGAGCAAACAATCGAGTTTCTCTCGTCCGAACGCGGTGCTTTCATTCGCAACAACCTTGTCGATGAAATTGTCAAAGGAATTGATGCTTTAGGTCAAAATACTTTACACAACGTCACAAGTAACCTACGCGATCGCATTCTCAAAGCGCCTCTAGCCAACCGCCTCGCGTGGGCAATTGAAGAAGCACCCAACGCCCCCGTTGAGCAAGAACAAACGCTAGAACACATTAGACGCGTGTGGAATATCCTACAAGAAACACAAGGCTTTGACACCGCCAAAATCGCGCCCCAGATTCCACAACTTTTGTTGAAACCTGAATTACAACGCATGGGTCAACAAGTTGCTAGCCGCTTAGCCCAACGCGCGATCGCTCGTTTGATTCGAGAAGTATTAGTTTCGCCCGAACCAGCCTACACTAACGGTCAAGTTAAAAGACCTGCCCTCGCGCCTGTTCCAGCTAAAAAAATAAGATAG
- the recN gene encoding DNA repair protein RecN has translation MLICLRIENFALIDQLELDFGAGLNVLTGETGAGKSIILDAIDAALGGKVSSRVIRTGTSRALVEATFKLDAKMISWLTAQEIELIDEDCIVCSREMTTTGGSLRSRSRVNGILVNRQLMAELRDRIVEITAQGQTVQVGQPAQVRDWLDAYGGKAHFQQREIVTAAFADYQQAKTVLEKRRQSERDRLQQLDLLTYQVQELKTANLTEADEFEQLEQERQRLSHVVELQQLSYQVYQALYQNDDDAPASADLLAQSEAKLTDMVQYDAQLQPILDLVSEALAAVTEAGRQINAYGESLEADPQRLVEVEERIRELKQICRKYGPTLPDAIAYYQKIAAELAELNSSEYSVEVLEQQEQKYLKKLNQACHKLTELRQTAAAQLEARLVAELKPLAMEKVQFQVEVMATSPTAMGANKITFLFSPNPGEPLQPLTAIASGGEMSRFLLALKSCFSEADAVGTLIFDEIDVGVSGRVAQAIAEKLHQLSQHHQVLCVTHQPLVAAMADRHFRVDKVVEETSTTSDLRTIVRVTALDNFTTRREELATLAGGKSAHDAIAFAESLLTQAAQRRVPL, from the coding sequence ATGTTAATCTGCCTGCGGATCGAAAACTTTGCGTTGATTGACCAGTTAGAACTAGACTTTGGCGCTGGTTTAAATGTGTTAACGGGCGAAACTGGTGCAGGAAAATCAATTATTTTGGATGCGATCGATGCGGCGTTGGGCGGTAAAGTTTCTAGTCGCGTGATTCGCACTGGAACAAGTCGGGCGTTGGTAGAAGCAACGTTTAAACTCGACGCGAAGATGATTTCTTGGTTGACGGCGCAAGAAATTGAGCTAATCGATGAAGATTGTATTGTCTGTAGTCGCGAAATGACGACAACCGGCGGTAGCCTCCGCAGTCGATCGCGGGTGAATGGTATTCTTGTCAATCGTCAATTAATGGCAGAATTGCGCGATCGCATCGTCGAAATTACCGCACAAGGGCAAACAGTACAAGTTGGACAACCCGCACAAGTTCGCGATTGGTTAGATGCTTATGGTGGTAAAGCGCATTTTCAACAGCGCGAAATTGTTACCGCAGCTTTTGCGGATTATCAGCAAGCAAAAACCGTACTCGAAAAACGGCGACAATCAGAACGCGATCGCTTGCAACAACTCGATTTACTTACATATCAAGTCCAAGAACTCAAAACCGCAAATCTCACTGAAGCGGATGAATTTGAACAACTCGAACAAGAACGCCAGCGTCTCAGTCACGTTGTCGAGTTGCAGCAATTGAGTTACCAAGTTTACCAAGCGTTGTATCAAAACGACGATGACGCGCCTGCTAGTGCTGATTTACTCGCGCAATCGGAAGCAAAGTTAACCGATATGGTACAGTATGATGCGCAGTTACAGCCGATTTTAGACTTGGTAAGTGAAGCTTTAGCCGCTGTCACCGAAGCTGGGCGACAAATTAATGCTTATGGTGAAAGTTTAGAAGCTGATCCGCAGCGACTTGTTGAAGTCGAAGAACGCATTCGCGAACTCAAGCAAATTTGCCGGAAGTATGGTCCGACATTACCCGATGCGATCGCCTACTATCAGAAAATTGCTGCCGAATTAGCAGAACTCAATAGCAGCGAATACTCGGTTGAAGTTTTAGAACAACAAGAACAAAAATATCTTAAGAAATTAAATCAAGCTTGTCACAAATTAACAGAGCTACGTCAAACTGCCGCAGCACAACTCGAAGCACGATTGGTTGCAGAACTTAAACCTTTGGCAATGGAAAAGGTACAGTTTCAGGTGGAAGTGATGGCGACATCTCCTACAGCAATGGGCGCAAATAAAATAACGTTCTTGTTTAGTCCAAACCCAGGCGAACCATTACAACCGCTAACGGCGATCGCATCGGGGGGCGAAATGAGCCGCTTTTTATTGGCATTGAAATCATGTTTTTCTGAAGCCGACGCTGTAGGAACATTAATATTTGACGAAATTGATGTTGGAGTTTCCGGAAGAGTTGCACAGGCGATCGCTGAAAAATTACACCAACTCAGTCAACATCATCAAGTGTTGTGTGTCACACACCAACCTTTAGTTGCAGCAATGGCAGATCGACACTTTCGTGTTGATAAAGTTGTGGAGGAAACTTCTACAACTTCTGATTTGCGTACAATCGTGCGAGTCACCGCACTTGATAACTTCACGACTCGCCGCGAAGAACTCGCAACGCTTGCGGGTGGTAAATCAGCACATGATGCGATCGCGTTTGCTGAATCGCTACTCACTCAAGCTGCGCAACGTCGCGTGCCATTGTAG
- a CDS encoding DUF2808 domain-containing protein, with protein MNLLNPSVLLSTTLILMTGISGITPRVAQAVQLRDGTVYFVQPPDLVAATTTFKGVSAWGATYYFTVNVPANAGEPLQRVTITQRDGSDNIRFRLDDSRAFEGTRDHRGTQLTLGEVTRDRETRTVNVTFDPPVAPGRTITIGLRPVRNPLFSGVYLFGVTAFPPGEKAHGQFLGFGRFHFYGNNRPFLLWR; from the coding sequence ATGAATCTGCTAAATCCGAGTGTTTTACTTAGCACAACACTTATCTTAATGACAGGGATAAGTGGAATCACTCCACGAGTGGCGCAAGCAGTTCAGTTGAGAGACGGTACAGTTTACTTTGTACAGCCACCAGATTTAGTTGCTGCGACAACGACATTCAAGGGCGTTAGCGCTTGGGGTGCAACATACTACTTCACAGTTAATGTTCCAGCGAATGCTGGTGAACCGCTGCAAAGAGTCACAATTACGCAACGCGACGGAAGCGATAATATTCGCTTTAGACTTGATGATAGCCGTGCATTTGAAGGAACACGCGATCACCGAGGTACACAATTAACTTTAGGTGAAGTCACACGCGATCGCGAAACGAGAACTGTTAATGTCACATTTGACCCGCCAGTTGCGCCAGGAAGAACAATTACAATCGGCTTACGCCCTGTCCGCAATCCGCTATTCTCTGGCGTTTATCTCTTTGGTGTTACAGCGTTTCCCCCAGGCGAAAAAGCCCACGGTCAATTTCTCGGCTTTGGGCGGTTTCACTTCTACGGTAACAATCGACCATTTCTCTTATGGAGGTAA
- a CDS encoding TMEM165/GDT1 family protein → MDWNLLGLSFITVFLSELGDKSQLAAIALSGRSRFSRAVFLGTVAALLLTSLLGALVGGWTAELLPVKTTKILAAVGFTFLAIRLWHNSELSHNEEN, encoded by the coding sequence ATGGATTGGAATTTACTTGGGCTAAGTTTTATCACGGTATTTTTATCCGAACTCGGCGACAAAAGCCAATTAGCGGCGATCGCCCTCAGCGGACGTTCTCGATTTTCCCGTGCAGTCTTTCTGGGGACAGTAGCCGCGCTATTATTAACTAGCTTACTCGGTGCTTTAGTCGGTGGATGGACTGCTGAACTATTACCTGTAAAAACAACAAAAATACTCGCGGCGGTAGGATTTACCTTTCTTGCAATTCGCTTGTGGCACAACTCTGAGTTATCTCACAACGAAGAAAACTAA
- a CDS encoding TMEM165/GDT1 family protein: protein MTETQSHSASAQSSWTVFATTFVTIFLAEFGDKTQLSTLLMSAESQSPWIVFSGAAVAMVITSLLGVLLGCWIATRIAPRTVEKLASASLLLISMMLLWDVVQ, encoded by the coding sequence ATAACGGAGACACAATCGCATTCAGCTTCTGCACAATCTTCATGGACAGTATTCGCAACAACCTTCGTCACGATATTTTTAGCCGAGTTTGGCGATAAAACACAACTATCCACGCTCTTGATGAGTGCTGAATCTCAATCTCCTTGGATTGTCTTTAGTGGTGCAGCGGTAGCAATGGTCATCACAAGTTTACTAGGTGTTCTCTTAGGGTGCTGGATTGCAACTCGCATTGCACCCCGAACTGTAGAAAAACTTGCAAGTGCTAGTTTACTCTTGATTTCCATGATGCTGCTTTGGGACGTCGTGCAGTAG
- a CDS encoding valine--tRNA ligase — protein MTATVTNLPSLYEPFSTEAKWQKAWEENQAFQANPENGGEPYCIVIPPPNVTGSLHMGHAFESALIDTLVRYHRMKGRNTLWLPGTDHASIAVQAILEKQLKAEGKTRYDLGREKFLERAWQWKAESGGTIVNQLRRLGVSADWSRERFTMDEGLSKAVLEAFVRLYEEGLIYRGNYLVNWCPATQSAVSDLEVESQEVNGHLWHFRYPLSDGSGYVEVATTRPETMLGDTAVAVNPNDDRYKHLIGKTLTLPILNREIRIIADELVEMEFGTGCVKVTPAHDPNDFEMGKRHDLPFINIMNKDGTLNENAGPFQGQDRFVARKNVVQRLETDGVLVKVEEYKHTVPYSDRGKVPVEPLLSTQWFVKIRPLADRTLEFLDERNSPEFIPQRWTKVYRDWLVNLKDWCISRQLWWGHQIPAWYAVSETNGEITDATPFVVARSAAEAQEKATTQFGEDVKLEQDPDVLDTWFSSGLWPFSTLGWPEQTRDLEFYYPTSTLVTGFDIIFFWVARMTMLAGHFTGQMPFKDVYIHGLVRDENNKKMSKSANNGIDPLILIDKYGTDALRYTLIKEVAGAGQDIRLEYNRKTNESVSVEASRNFANKLWNAARFVMMNLDGKTPQQLGAPNCELELSDRWILSRFYQVVQQTSDYIDKYGLGEAAKGLYDFIWGDFCDWYIELVKSRLQNKSTTASRQVAQQTLGYVLEGILQLLHPFMPHITEEIWHTLTQADTNQFLALRSYPEVDQNLIDPELEQRFDLLIGTIRTLRNLRAEADIKPGVKVTAFLQSESAHEREILTQGQFYIQELAKVETLKITATVEQVESVIAGVIGTIQVLIPLTGVVDVEALRAKLKKDIAKLEAEVTALATRLNNPNFVNKAPAEVVQGARDAFAEAQTQLQILQERLRRLA, from the coding sequence ATGACCGCAACTGTGACCAATCTGCCCAGCCTCTACGAACCCTTCTCCACCGAAGCCAAGTGGCAAAAAGCGTGGGAAGAAAACCAAGCGTTCCAAGCCAACCCGGAAAACGGCGGCGAACCCTATTGCATCGTCATTCCCCCGCCAAATGTCACGGGTAGTTTGCATATGGGACACGCCTTTGAAAGTGCCTTGATTGATACGCTGGTGCGCTACCACCGCATGAAAGGACGCAATACACTGTGGCTTCCTGGGACGGATCACGCGAGTATTGCAGTGCAGGCAATTTTGGAAAAACAACTCAAGGCGGAGGGTAAAACGCGCTACGACTTGGGACGCGAGAAGTTTCTCGAACGCGCTTGGCAATGGAAGGCAGAATCGGGCGGGACAATCGTCAACCAACTGCGACGCTTGGGTGTGTCGGCAGATTGGTCGCGGGAACGCTTTACGATGGATGAAGGTTTATCGAAGGCAGTTTTAGAAGCTTTTGTTCGGCTGTATGAAGAAGGGTTGATTTATCGCGGAAACTATCTGGTGAATTGGTGTCCGGCTACGCAGTCGGCGGTGTCAGATTTGGAGGTGGAAAGCCAGGAAGTTAACGGGCATTTGTGGCATTTTCGCTATCCGTTGAGCGATGGATCCGGTTATGTAGAAGTCGCGACGACGCGCCCTGAAACGATGTTGGGTGATACAGCGGTGGCGGTGAATCCGAATGATGATCGCTACAAGCATTTGATTGGTAAAACGCTGACTCTCCCTATTCTCAATCGTGAAATTCGCATAATTGCGGATGAGTTAGTTGAGATGGAGTTTGGTACAGGGTGCGTTAAGGTGACTCCAGCGCACGATCCGAATGATTTTGAGATGGGTAAGCGCCACGATTTGCCGTTTATCAACATCATGAACAAGGACGGTACGCTCAATGAAAATGCGGGACCGTTTCAAGGGCAAGATCGGTTTGTGGCGCGGAAGAATGTCGTGCAGCGATTAGAAACTGACGGAGTTTTAGTCAAGGTAGAAGAGTATAAACATACCGTGCCGTATAGCGATCGCGGTAAGGTTCCTGTAGAACCCTTACTTTCAACGCAGTGGTTTGTCAAAATTCGCCCACTGGCAGATCGCACACTGGAATTTCTTGATGAACGCAATTCGCCAGAGTTTATTCCACAGCGCTGGACGAAAGTTTATCGCGACTGGCTGGTTAATCTCAAAGATTGGTGTATCTCGCGTCAGTTGTGGTGGGGACATCAAATTCCTGCTTGGTACGCTGTTAGTGAAACGAATGGAGAAATTACGGATGCAACGCCGTTTGTCGTGGCGCGCAGTGCAGCGGAGGCACAAGAAAAAGCTACTACCCAGTTTGGAGAAGATGTCAAACTAGAGCAAGACCCTGACGTTTTAGATACGTGGTTTTCTTCAGGATTATGGCCATTTTCGACTTTGGGCTGGCCTGAGCAAACTCGCGATTTGGAGTTTTATTACCCGACGTCTACGTTGGTTACAGGCTTTGACATCATTTTCTTCTGGGTGGCGCGCATGACAATGCTAGCAGGACATTTTACCGGACAAATGCCATTCAAGGATGTGTATATCCACGGCTTGGTGCGCGATGAAAATAATAAGAAAATGTCGAAGTCGGCAAATAATGGCATTGACCCCTTGATTTTAATTGATAAATATGGTACAGATGCACTTCGCTACACCTTAATTAAAGAAGTCGCAGGCGCGGGACAAGATATTCGACTCGAATACAACCGCAAAACGAATGAATCAGTTTCAGTCGAAGCATCGCGTAACTTTGCGAATAAACTGTGGAACGCGGCGCGGTTTGTGATGATGAATTTGGATGGAAAAACACCGCAGCAGTTAGGTGCACCTAACTGCGAATTAGAATTAAGCGATCGCTGGATTCTGTCACGGTTCTATCAAGTTGTGCAACAAACGAGTGATTATATCGATAAATATGGATTAGGAGAAGCTGCGAAGGGACTTTACGATTTCATTTGGGGTGATTTCTGCGATTGGTACATTGAACTTGTGAAATCACGTCTGCAAAACAAATCGACAACCGCTTCGCGACAAGTTGCGCAACAAACTCTAGGTTATGTTTTAGAAGGAATTCTACAACTGCTGCATCCATTTATGCCGCATATTACTGAGGAAATTTGGCACACGCTGACGCAAGCAGATACAAATCAATTTTTAGCATTGCGATCGTATCCAGAGGTCGATCAAAACCTCATCGATCCAGAGTTGGAACAACGGTTTGATTTACTCATTGGTACTATCCGCACACTTCGGAATCTACGTGCTGAAGCGGATATTAAGCCTGGAGTTAAAGTCACCGCTTTTTTACAAAGTGAAAGCGCTCATGAGCGCGAAATTTTGACACAAGGACAATTTTACATTCAGGAATTGGCGAAAGTCGAAACATTAAAGATTACGGCTACTGTCGAACAAGTTGAATCGGTAATTGCTGGGGTTATTGGTACGATCCAAGTACTCATTCCGCTTACAGGTGTCGTTGATGTGGAAGCGTTGCGGGCTAAGCTTAAGAAAGATATTGCGAAGCTTGAAGCTGAAGTCACAGCACTCGCTACACGGCTAAATAATCCTAATTTTGTGAATAAGGCTCCGGCTGAAGTTGTTCAAGGTGCAAGAGATGCGTTTGCAGAAGCCCAAACACAGTTGCAGATTCTTCAAGAACGGTTGCGGCGTTTGGCTTAG